A genomic stretch from Telopea speciosissima isolate NSW1024214 ecotype Mountain lineage chromosome 7, Tspe_v1, whole genome shotgun sequence includes:
- the LOC122668371 gene encoding S-protein homolog 29-like has translation MTMRRNWKNSTQLLPVLLVIALMALSSMPYTVDAKLHVYIINDLDPGLDLDIHCKSKNNDLGDHKLSYGQEYTWSFNQNLFGGTLFWCNFYWVNNGVNLQAGYRVFDQHKQPSIFGDDYFYKVRKDGIYTSITVDDTFTKVSDWEKYN, from the coding sequence ATGACGATGAGGAGGAACTGGAAGAACAGCACCCAGTTGCTTCCCGTCCTCCTTGTCATCGCATTAATGGCCTTGTCTTCAATGCCATACACTGTAGATGCCAAACTCCATGTGTACATCATCAACGACCTGGATCCGGGGTTGGACTTAGACATCCATTGCAAATCCAAAAACAATGATCTTGGGGACCATAAACTTTCTTATGGCCAAGAGTACACCTGGAGTTTCAATCAAAACCTTTTTGGTGGAACGCTCTTCTGGTGCAACTTTTACTGGGTGAACAACGGGGTCAATCTTCAAGCCGGTTACCGAGTCTTTGATCAACATAAACAGCCCTCAATATTTGGCGATGACTATTTTTACAAGGTGAGAAAGGATGGCATATACACCAGCATCACAGTAGATGATACCTTTACTAAGGTCAGCGATTGGGAGAAATACAATTAA